A segment of the Lentimicrobiaceae bacterium genome:
TTTCTGAATTTAAAGTGATCAGTTGCGATATCAATTGATTTAAAAGTGGCTCCTGAATTCCCATTGAAGAGGGGGCAATCAAATCAGACATGTCGCGGTTTTTATCAAAATATTCGCTGATATAATCATAATATTTTTTTTGCATGATAAGTATAGCGCGCTGATTTTCAAGTTCATTCATCTTTTCAAATGATTTTTGCCCTTGGAAACTTAAGTCCATTACCCTGTTTGATGTTCTGAAATTCTGCAGTTTGCTTTCGGCATAGGTGAGCGAGTCAGATACTTCAGTTATCTGGCTGTCAATAAACTTAACCGTATTGATAGCTATCCGGTTTTTCTTTTCCAGATTTCGCTCAAGATAGGCGTTTGATAGTGTATTCAAAAAGTCCGTTATTTTATACCTGTTGTCACCTACCATTGATATTTCAACCAATGATGATGTTTTTGAGGTGTTCACTGCAGAAATAGAGCGGAGGTATTGTAGCGTAAGGTCGTTAAGATTATTGAAGGCAAAATAGGCTTTTTGGTCTTTCCATTCGTTTATGGCGTTGTTGTTGGCCAAATGAACTTTAAAACTGTAATTTTTACCCTTTATTTCTTCTCCGAATTTATAGATGCCTTTGATTCTGAATGTGTCAGCTAAAAATATGACATCCTCCTGCAAATAGTCGTATATGGGTACATTCAGACCAAAAGCGTCTATCATTATTTCCTTGTCATTCAGTATTCTGAAGTTAAAAGGAAAGTTAATCGGTTGAACACTGGATTTGTCAATACTTATTTTTATGGGAGGGTTGGGGTATATTTCTTTATCGCGGCGAAAAAATTCATACTTAAGAAGATTCCCATATTTGTAGTCTTCCTGGTAAATGCTGCTTTCAAGGTTAAGCTCAACTATAGCATCATTGATTAAAGTAAATGAATTCAGAACTCCAAGTTCGTTCTCAATATTCTTGTTGCCTGCAAACATGCCAAAACCCTTCATGATATCCTGCGATGTCAGAAATGAGTTTTTCTCGTCGTCGTTAAGCAGGAGCACAGTTTGGTTTCTGAAAATTGTGGTTGCTGTTTTGTTAAACAGATAAGCTGCACCCAAAACAAGAACAGCAGAAATTACAAACCAGTATTTATATCTTATTAATTTAAATATCAGGTCTTTGTAGTCTGTTTTTTGCTGAAATATTTCCTCTGATTTTTTCATGGTGTTATTTATCTGAAAAAGTACAAGATGGTTACAAGAGTTGTGGCTGTTGCCAGTAGTGTGGAATATGTGAAAGTGCGCAGGTTTCTGAATTTGGTTTTGATAGGTTCTACAATAACTATATCGTTAGGCTGGAGATAAAAAAAGTCTGTTTCTACAATGTTTTTATCGGTTAAATCTACTGAATAATACTGGATTATTCCATTTTTCTCTCTCACCAGGGTAATCTTGCTTTTGTCGCCGTAATCTGTTATACCCCCGGCAAATCCAATGGCCTGAAATATGTTAAGCTGGTCTTTAAAAAACGGAAATTCTCCCTGGTTTTTCACTTCTCCCAATACGGTGATGTTGCTGTTGACAAATTTGATTGTGATGGATGTGTTGCTCAGATACTGGCTAAGCTCCTTCTCAATTTTTTCTTTGGCTTCCTTGAGGGTTAAATTGTTGACATTAATTTCTCCGACAAAAGGGAAGTCAATATTTCCCTGCTCGTTAACCGTATAGCTAATCAGGTTAATGTTAAGCCCGCCCGTGAGGTTGCTTTCATTGCTGAATATTCTGGCCGTGGCTTCTTCTATGCTCAGCACTTTAATGTAAAGATTGTCGAAAGGCTGAATTCGTTTAATGGGCCGGGCGTGGTTGTACTCCGATTTAAGGATGGTTGTTGTTTCGTCCTGAACATATTTCAGTTTTTCCTGAGGCACGCATGAACCCAATGTGAGCATGGCAAGCATAAATATCAGGAGTGAACGGGATTTGATACTGTTATTCATCTTTTTACTTAAATTAAATTTGTTTGAACTCTTGTCTGATTGCTCAGTATTTTTTTTAACTGTTTGGCGTTTTGATGTTTATTGGTAAAGATAAAAAATATTGTTAATGACTGAAAAACAAGTGTTTATTGGTTTGTTGCAAGGGCTTGTTTTACTGTCCTGAGCCTCTGACAACCGTTTGAACGGTTTTAATTAAAAGTAAGATATCCATTTTAAAAGACCATGAGTCGATATACTGAAGGTCGAGTTTCATCCACTCTTCAAATGAAATGTTATTTCTATTGGGCGCAATTTGCCAGATACATGTTATGCCAGGACGCATGGAAAGTCGTCTGAGCTGCCAGCGTTCATATTGTTTTACCTCTTTGGGCAGTGGTGGCCGGGGTCCAACCAGCGACATGTCGCCTTTGAGTACGTTAAAGAACTGTGGAACTTCATCAAGCCCTGTTTTTCTCATAAAACGCCCGATGGCAGTTACTCTGGGGTCATTCTTAATTTTAAAAACCGGGCCATCCATTTCGTTTTGCGCTTCAAGCAATTCCCTGAGCTTTTCAGCGTCCTGAACCATTGTTCTGAACTTGTAAATGTTAAATTCACGTCCCCTGAGTCCGATGCGCTTTTGCTTAAAAATTACCGGGCCTTTTGATGTTAATTTTATGATGGCTGCCAAAATCAATAACACGGGTGACCATATCAGCAAAATAAAAAAGGCAGCAATTAAATCAACTACAAATTTCCATTGATGAGCAACCCTGTTGGCTGGTGTGTTCATGAATGACAAAAAAGGGACATCATCAAAATAACTTAAAAAGGTTTTGGTAGCCGACATGTGGAAAAATGACGACTGCATCCTGAAAATTACCCCAATTTCTTCACAGGCGTAAACCATTTTCTTGATCTCTTCCTGATTTATGTCGTTGCGGCAGTACAAAACTTCATCCACTACATGAAATTTGATGAGGCATGGCAGACTTTTGGTTTGTTGTATCACTTTAACCCTGCTCCCAAATACTTCTGAAATTAATTCGGAATCCGAAATAATGGCCATTATTCTGAATCCCCATTCTTTATGGAGGTAAAGTCTTTCAATGAAGTCTACACAGTTTTGGTCTGCTATCAGTATAATATTACGCGTGTTCATCCCCTTGTCAAGGAGATTTTTATGGTAGCGGTATGAAAGCATGATGATGATATTCAACAGCACAAAATCAATTACAGCAAATGCAATTAAAACTGCACTGTTTATCTGTTTTAGATTCAGCAATATCATCAGCAATGCGAGAAATCCGGTGCCGGTGGCTACAAACAGCAAGCTCTCAATCAAAATGACGATTGAGTCTTTGGCCCTGTAAAATTTGGTGAGATTGGTTTGGTAAACGCCCAGGTACCACAGAGGGATGATAAACATGCCCAATGTTAAATACTGGCTGTTGTATGAAACTGCCCCGCTAAAGTATATGCGAATAAACTGAAATGCTCCGATAAAAGCAAATACTGAAACTATCGTTATGATAATTCCAAATATTCGGCTTCCTAAATCTTCGCGTTCGCTTATCATTAGTTGAGGTCTGTTTTTAGATTAATGTCAGGGCATACAGACTGTAACTTGTTTAGTCGTAGTTTTTAACAATTACAAACAAGCATTGTTTAATTTTTTTTGATTAAAATCAATACGGGTATGTTGCTAATGCTGCCATTCAGAAATTTCTGAGTTTCCTTTTGGGCCAAGAGGTGGTTTGCGTTCATTTCTCTTTCTGATTTAAAAGAGGTGTGAATCTTTCCTTTTGCCTTACAATCAATTGAATACATTCAAATGTAAACTTTTTCTATATAGCATTGACTGATTTATTGCTATTGACAATTATTTTTTTACCCATAAAAAGAAGGCATTATTACTGACTAGCTAAACTTAGCAAGTCTTATGTAAAATGGCAGTAAAAGTTATAGAGTGAATGGTAGATTTCTGGCATTCCAGCGGCCATTATCATAGTAGATATTTTTGTATGCGGCGGCTGCAAAGGTTTTTGGAATAAAGTAATTACTTATCATTTTAGAAACGGGATATTCATGAAGAAAAGAGTTGCCAACTAAACGATTGACAAACCTGAGCTTTTTGTAATTATGAATGATATCAGATGAACATTTAGTTTTCATGATATTGATGGCTGTGTCCATTTCGTTAATACAGGTATCATAGTAGTTTTTTGCCCGATTTTCTGAGTGAAATCTGTACCCACTTAAAATGCAGTCTACTGAGTATAGTTCGCTGTGTAAAAAGAATCTTGTCCATAGTTCTCCGTCAACCATGAATTTGTAGTCTTCATTGATAAATCCACCGCTTTTTTCCCAGAGACTCCGGCGCCAGAAAACAGATTCTTGTTGGATCCAGCCATATTTTCCTAGCAAAAAATCATAAATATTTTTTGGCACACGCGAAGCGTTTGTCATTGCTCCATTTTCATTCCACCACGAATTAAAGCCAACAATCCATTCAACTTCAGGAAAAAGGTTGAAGATTTCAGCTACCACATTTAATGACCAGGGTGTTAGCTTATCGTCACTGTTAATCCAACCCATTATTTCTCCGCTGGTTTTTGAGAAACCTTTATTGATTGCATTCCCGTGGCCTGTATCTTTTTCACTTGTCCAATAATGCAGCCTGTCTTCGTGTTTTTTAATGATATCTGCCGAACCATCAGTGCTTCCGCCATCAATAATTACATATTCAAGATTAGAATAATTCTGATCCAATACTGAATGAATGGTATCGTCAAGAAATCTTGACTGATTAAAAGATGGCGTAACGATGGAGATTTTTGGAAGACCCATTATGTATTGTTTCAGTTCGGAGAAAACAAAAACAGTGCCGCTTGTGAATTGTTCATTATTTGCATGCTATTTAAAGATATTGGGAACAATCATTGAAAATAAAGAACCTGCAAGATGGCCATAGTTAGGTTTAGTGTTGTTCTCCTTGTTAAGCAATTCTTTGATGCTGAGAAAAAGTTAGTGCCGATCCCGGCTTTTGCTCAATGAGAATTTCAGAATATTTGCAAAAAACACAAAGTTTCCGATAAAATACCTGTTAAAGAGCCGGGCTGGCTCATGAAGAAATCTGTAAAACCATTCAAGACCAGAGGTTTGCATCCACCTGGGAGCTCTTTTGATGTTGCCTGACATAAAATCAATAATGGCACCACCTGCAACTGCCAGTTTTACGTCAGGCAGTTTATGGATATGCTCACTTATCCACAATTCCTGCATGGGAACACCCATTCCCAAAATCAGCAAACCAGCCTTACTTTGCCTGATCGAATCAATGATTTCGGATTCCTGATTTTGATTAAAATATCCATCGCTATAACCAACAACAAGCTTGCTTTTTGCCCGATTGTTTATTTTTTCAGCAGCTATGGATGCTATCCCCGGTTTAGCTCCAAGCAGATAAACACTTGTAGAAATTGAATGAGCCTGGTCAATTAATTTAGGAATAAAATCAGTACCATTCATATTTTCTTTAAAACGGATACCTGCAAACCAACTTGCTATTTTCATGCCAATACCATCGTTCAGAAGCAGGTCGGCCTGTTGTAATGAATTGTAATATTGCTTGTTGCGGACTGCAATATTAAAACAATGGGCATTTATAAAAAAGAGGGTGCTGCTTTTAGGCCCTTTAAGCAAGGTTGAGCAGGTTTCAAGCGCCTCCCGGGTATTAAGCAAATCAATGTGGACGAAGTAGAATTTCTGTTTCATGCTTTTCCTGATTGTGATGTGTTTGAAAAAAGCTGGAAAATAAAGAAATTTCTGTTTTTTAATCGTTGACTGAAACTTTGCCACATAAGCTTGCGCAGTAATTTTTGCTGATTATGGTTAACCGTTTTGGGCATTTTTTTTAGTTTGCCTTCAAAATATCCTGAAAGATAAAACCACGATCCTGTGATAAAAGGCGGTTTAACCAAATCGTGCAGAACTTTAAGTGTTAAATAGCTCCAGCTATATCCAAGCTTATAAGCTCCCAGTCCCTGCCTTTTTCTGCCTTTTTTAGATGAAAATCTGCCAATGGGCCTGTTTTGTTCGTAGTTGATATCTCTGAAAGCTGCAGTCGAGAATCCTTTTTCAATAGCCAGCAAGTTATCGGCGCAATCCCACCCGAGGTCTTTGGGAAAATTTTCAGATGATTCAAGAAATTTCCTGTTATATATTTTGAAATCGCCGTTCGTATGCCATTCTGGACTGATAATGAAAACTTTACGGTCATTTTCAATCGCAAATGGAGTCCCGGATACAATCCCAAAGTTGTCGGACTTGACTTTAAGGGCAATGGCCTCCATAAACTGCGGGCCAAACCGAATATCAGCATCCATTTTTACAATGAAGTCGTATTCAATGTTCTGACTGTCTATCAGCGATTTGCCCTTTAGAAATAGTTTTACAATTTTTCCGCCAAGCACGTAGGTTGTTTCACTCTGCTCATTAAAATAATATTGAATCAATGACGATTTAGCCATGTAATGTTCGATTACACTGCGCATTTGATCAGTTGAACCGTCATCAAGTACAAGCACACTTTCAGGAAGCAGGGTTTGGCTCAGAATAGAGTCAATGGTAACTGAAATGCCTTCAGCTTCGTTTTTTGCAGGAATAACAATTACATATTTCATGGCTTTTTTTTTGAAGATATGGCGTTGGGGGAATTCAGATGATGGTGGAATGCCCGGGCGAAATTGTCCCAGCTATAGCGGGTGATAAAGCTGGTAAAAATGTCATTTGAAACCGAGGGAGCATTGGTTTTTTCATTTATGATACTGATAAGTTCAGGATACGAACTGAAGGTTTTTACAATACCTTCCTTTTCAAGGTCCGAAAATGCTCCTGTGCAGGGGCCTACCGAAAAACCGCCCTGTGCGATTGTGTCCATTAATACACCCGAACTTAAAACATATTTACTTTCGTAAGTAAAAAGTATTATCGACGATTGATTAATTAATTCAGACAACTCAGACTGTGTCGCAAAACGGTTTTCAATGATAATCTTGTCGTTGGCATATTTCATTATAACATCTGCATAATCAGGGGAGTAAATCTTGCCAATAATGTGTATGGCATATTTGTTCTCCAATTTTTGCTCATACAAATAGGCCAGAAATTTATCAATAGCTTTGTGCTCTGCTATGGTCCCCCATATCAGTATGTCAATTGTGGGTTGATTGTTTTTTTTGAGATTCATCCGGTTTTTAACAGGATGTGGGAAATACATTACTTTATGACCCATTCCCGGAGCTATGGTTTCAATATAAGTGATTCCTTCGGTGGAGTGGGTGATCATTTTATCAGTTTTTAAAGGGAGAAGCCTGAAAAACAGGTTTTTCATAAATTGCCCCCTGTTATTGTGCGATTCTTTATTATGAACTGTCCAGATTACTTTTTTGCCGGAGAGTTTGTAGGCATAAAGCAGCAGAATAAATAATGCAGATTGAAGTGTTCCGAATCGTTTATCGGGCAGGTTTTCAATCCAGTTCAGGAAAAGTATATCGGTGCGGCGAAAGTAAAAAAGCATGTTTAATATGCCTTTGTTTGTTTTGTCGCCAGCATTTAAAAAGTGGAAGTAATTTCCAAAAGCCTGCACCAAATCGTCAATATAAGGATTGTATAACTCTTTGTTTACCCTTATTTTGGTATTTGGATAGATGTAAGCATTTAATTTTTTTTCTCCCATGTTTGATTGCTGAATTTATTAATGCTGCTTTTTTATTTTGAACAGGCCTAGTAATTTCCATTTCAGGAAACCGCCGATGTATTTCGAATATTTCAACAGCAGTGCACGATATGCTTTAATGGATTGAGCGTGTAATTTGTAAAATTTCAGTTCCTTCTTTACATTGTAGTTTGAACGGATACTGATGAGGGATTCGTAAAGTTTACTCCAATGCCCGTTGTGCATTAATCCTGAACTGCTTTTGTCGTTCCATATTTTCAGATTTGGATGAACTACTATATTAAATCCGGCATAAAGGGCTCTGAGCGTGTAGTCACTATCGCCGTGATATTGTGGAAAATCAGTTTCATTCAGCAGCCCTGTTTTGTTAAAAATTTCCCGGCTGATAATGGTGCCCATTCCAGGGAGCCAGTCGGCACTGAATGGTTTGCAGTATTCTTCTGAATCAGGCTGGTTAAGGCCAAACATGTCCTTATCACCATTTATTCTGTTGAAGAAACCTCCCATTGACCAGATGATATTCTCTTTGCCGGAAATATATATTTTTGAACCAAGAACAGTATGTGGCCCATATAGTTTTGTAAGAAGTTCAACCTGTTCCATATAGTCGCTGGCACAAATAATGTCGTTATTCCACCAGATGACATAGGTGCTGTACAGTTGCCTGAAAGCATATTCCATTCCTTTATTGATGGAGCCGCTCCACCAAAGATTCCCATTGCCTTTTAACAAATGAACCCATGGAAAATCGGCGGATATGCGCGTGCTGGTTTCGTCAGACGAACCATCATCCACCACAATAATGTCAAATTTTGAATTAAAGGGCTGCAGATTCAACAAACACTTTTCAGTAAAGCTGTATTTATTGAAAACAGGAATGATAAATGCCGCTTTTTCTGAGTTATCCATAAGCAGGGGTTATTGGGGGATTTCAGGAATTTTAAATTCAGCTTTTAGTTGGTTGTCAGGTGTTTTACCGGGTGTAAGCCATCGCAGGATGTGTCTTTTAAAGCCAGTGGAGCCAGCCATGTAATTTTCACCTGTGTTAATCACATACATGGCTCCTCTGAAAGGAAGCGGCTTGAGTATTTTTCCCGCTTCCTGAAATTTCGTAAGCCATTCGTTATGACCGTGATCAAACAGGTATCGGTTTTCTCTTTTATAACCGTTAAATTCCCATGTTTGAGGTAATTCGGATGGTTTAAAGTGTATGATATAACTGGTACCGCAAACTCTGTAGAATTTTGGAGCTTTCTTTGCCAGATTTTTATCGTAATGAAACTCATAGCCATTCTCAAAATACCAACCGTCATTATTGTTATTGGCTTCCTGGTGAACAAATGCGGCCAGCCGGTTGCTAATCAGATCGTCAGCATCAGTGAACATTACATATCCACCCTGGTATTGCTGCATTTCCTTCATCATCAGGCGCTTTTTGTAATATTTGTCAATCATTTGTTCTTCTGACGTAACAGGGGCTGGATAATCAACCTGAAATACACTTACCCTGCTTGCAAATTCGCTGCTGATATCAGGTTTTTCGTGACAGGCTATCATTACTTTAAATTCAGCACTTGTTTGATTAAAAACTGACGCAAGTGTTAAATTCAGCAGATGCTGAATCTTGGGCCAGTCAGAAGTGGTTTGGGCTGAACGGAGAGGAATGAGAAAATGAATCATATGTTTTGCAGGTTAAAATAATTTTTTGCTCTGTTTAAATAAGCTTTTACGCTGTGCTCTGTGCTGTCAACATAAACACATGAAGCCTGCTGTTGTTTGAATTTTCTTGATGATTAGTCAATATGCTGCTATAGCAACCCTGTTTTATTTTGGTTTTGCATCTGCAAATTAAACGTGCGTGTGTGGGTGAATTCAGGATGCCTGGTGGTGGGTTAGGAGCTTGTTTCTTTTTTCAGCAAGGTTTCAAACTCTTTCATCATAGCTTTTCCGGTTACATCCCAGTTTAAACGCGTGGCAAATTCACGATAAGATGACTGAGCCAGTTGTTCGTATTTTGATCGGTTTGAAAATGTTGTTTTGATATAATCGGCATATTCATCAACCGGGGCATCTAACGGAAATCGTTTGCCATTTACATCGTTTTTTATCAGAGTAGGAATTCCTCCTGTTTCTGTTGTGATGCAGGGAAGCCCATAGGAGTTAGATTCGGCAAAAACCATGGGTGTGCAGTCGGCTTGTGTTGGTAAAATAAGGAAATGGCTGTTTTTAAGCAGATGGTCGAGTTTTTGACGGCCCTCTTCAGTTGCTTTACTTACAAAGCCATGGTAATTTACAAATGAAGGGATGGTTTCCAAAGGAAGATTTTTAATGCCTACAATGTGAAGTTCTACTGGAAACCCTTGTTCATGAAGTCTTTGAGCAATCTTTAACGATAAGGCCCCGCCTTTTCTTATCCAGTCAACACCCATAAATAACAAAGTGCATTTTTCGGTACTTCGTCCGCTGATGTATTTCTGAACGCTATCTGCATCATTCGTATTCTCTATGTTTGTACCAAAAGTAATGACCTTGACTTTTTCAGGATTGGCATGGTACAATTCAATGGCTGATTGTGCTGCCCAATCTGATGAATAAAACAGCAAAGACGCATTGTTGATGGCATTTTGTTCCAGTTTTTCAGCGTTTTTATAAGAACTTATCCACAGGTTGCTGAACTTCTCGTAGTATCCGACCATTGGTCTGAAAGTGGCGTCAGTGTAAATAACCATCGGAATTTTTGTCTTCACATAGCCCAGTGCAGCAGCGCCCGGACTAAACACTATATCTGGCTTCAATTCTGCCAGTCGGGCTTCAATTTGCCGGGCATAGTTTTTTGCAACACCTGGCTGTCGGTCGGGGAGATAGTTTTTACCGAAAAGTTTTTTCAGTATTTTTCCCTTAAGGCGGTGATATAGATTGTTTTGGGTTTTTAATGACCCGATATACACTAAATCAGCGCCTTGCCTTATTAAAGATTTTGAAAGAAACAAGCCGGTCCCTGACCAGTTGTGAACATCTGAGGCGTCATAAATTGTTACATAGGCAATCTTCATAGAAAATAGCGTTTTATCAGTAAATGAAAAAAACAGCAAAATGTTCAATCCATGACGGCTTATAACATTCAGCAGTGCTGATTTATATTTGATTGAAGATTGTTAACAGGAACCCCGGAAGATTATGGAACTCCTTCTGTTGAAATTTCTTCTTCTGTTTCTTCTTCCTCATCGGTTTCTTTAAATTGTTGATCATGTTTGTGCACATCAATAAAGTAGAAAACAAAGCATAGGGCTACTATTGAATCGCTGGTGCCAAAAGCACTTGAGCCTGTAAACAGCGTAAGCAACATGCTGATGAAAAGGTATTTTAAGAAGGTATATTCAGAGCCGAGTTTGCTTTTAAGTACTGAAATAAAGGTGGCTATAATTGTCAGAACCATCAGGATTCCAAATCGGGAATATTCACCGATGAGGCCTACATCTGATTGGTAAAAACCTAAATAGTCCTTATAAGACTGAACCAGAACGCCATAATTTGAATTTTGACTGCTCACTCCGTTTCCAACTATATAGGCAAACCGATTGGGATTAAAAGTTGTAAGGAAAAACGTGGCTGAGCGAACACGGATGTCGTCATCTGATTGACTGCCCTGCTCTTTGGTAACTGCAAAGAGTTGCATGAAAATATCCTGAAATATAAAAAAGACAGGAATAAAACTGAGTAATACCAGCGTTACCAGAAGGAACTTAGATTTAATCTCTTTATTAAGTAAAATAAAAGCTATGGTGAGAAGTGCTATTGTAAAAAGGACTTGCCGTGTACCCATTAAAACAAATATGGATAAAAATAGCATCAGAATGCCCAGGTAAAAGAATTTGTATTCTTCAAAAAACTTTTTGAGCGAATAAAAATAGGTAATGATAATGTAAGAGAACCCGGGTAGAAATATGCGCAAAGTCCCCCTGTCTTCACTTATTCTAACATTAAAAAGTACATTTGGGTAAGCAAAAAATTGAACAATGTAGAAAAAAGCATGAATGATGGAAATGGCAATTATAAGATGAATAATAAACCGGGTTGGAATTTTAAGGGCGTGAAGCGTAAAATAAAACAAGTAATAATACATAAATCGTTGAGCTACCAGCGTAATCTTAAAGCTCTGCCCGTGCCCCTGATACGCCATGAACATGCTAAGAAATACCGCTATGAATATGGCATATACATGATATCTGAAATTTAGTATAAAGCCTTCTCCTTTGTCATATATAAGAGAAAGAACAATCGTTAATATCATCAAACCTATTCCTGAAAGCTCAATTAACTTCACCAGGCTGTCACCCAGATAAACAAAGTTAAAATAGCTGAGTGAGGCAAGTGCTATGTATATAACAATCAGCTTCTTAAACATAAATTTAAAATAGAGGATGGATGTTTGGTGTCATTGAGTTCGGTAAGAATTAAGTTGTGAAGTTAAGCAATTATTAAAACTTCAGGCCTTCACTTGTTTTAATTTATTCCAATGGGAAATGGTCAGTTGTGTTTGTTGCATTTTATACATTTTATTTGTGGTTGATTCATTCAGTTCTGGAGACTTAAAGTTTCAAACGCTTATTTGTGAGGTTAGCCTGCAGTTACTTGCGCAATGTTGCTTTTTTGATTAAAAATGTAAATCCAAAAGTATTTACATCTTTAAGGTAACGGGTTAAAGGCCAGTCAAGTAACCTTAATGAGAGGTAAACCGGATACCAGTTGTTGAAAGACAACTGAACAACAAACTGCACCAGTACTATTCCCAATATTCCCCACACGGGCATAGCCATAAAGCCCATCACCAGAATTAATACTCCGCTGATCAATGTGGGCCATAAAAAAGGAACTTCATTGGTCGAAATATAAAGGTTGGAATGAAATCCGGCATGCATTTCGGCGAGCACAGTAATACTCATGATAAAAAGAATAAGAGGCGGTACCAGTCTGGTTTCAACATTTAGTACATTTAAAAGCTGATTTCCGCTTAATCCGAATACCAGGAGTGCAAAAGCAAGAATAAACAAGCTGGAAAAAATGTATTCTGAGGTTTTCAGCTTTAAGACTATATTATTCTTTTGGGCAGTAAGATTGTAAATTTTCGGTACGTTGGCATAGAAGGGAGCCTGCGAAATGTTTCTGATAAAGTTTACTATACGCTGGGTAAAAAGAAAACTCGCAATCATTGCCGGATTGTTGCCCTGAGAAATAATGATTGAGTTGCCATAATTTATCATATAGTTTCCCCAGAAAATACCTCCCAGTTTCCAGGTTGATGACCAGATTACCCTGAATATGGGACGGTCAAAAACAGGTTTATTGTCAATTTTGTAACCATTGTTGCTAAACCAGGATCTTACAAAGTTTCTGACTATAAGGAATCTGACAACGGTTTCAAACAGCATATAGGCCATTAATGCAGCAATTCCGGCATTGGCAATCAGCAAAATGATAAAAACAGTAATTTTTATTCCGCCAATTAAACTGTTAATTCCACCCAGTTCTGCAACATAGTCAAGCCCTTGCATAAAAGAGGAGTACCTGATAGTGAGAAGCAGAAAGTATGCATTGGCCATAAGTAAGGCATATGAAATCCACAGATATTGCCTGTGGCCGGCCATGTCCATAATGTTCCAGATGAGAGCCACTCCTGCCGTAAGTAAAAGCACAATTAGTATAATGCTGATAATCATATAAATGCGGCCCGATGTTTTCAGCAGGACTACAAGTTGATTGTAATTGATTTTTTTATCAATGATTGATTCTTTGGCCAGGTAATCTTCCTCGTTTTCCGGAAGTGTGTCGGCGCCTGCTTTAAAATACGATACTGCTCTGATAAGTGTGGGACCAAAACCCGAATCGGCAAGTGTAGCCAGCCCGATAAGCGTTGTGACCAATAGCCAGAATGA
Coding sequences within it:
- a CDS encoding glycosyltransferase family 2 protein is translated as MDNSEKAAFIIPVFNKYSFTEKCLLNLQPFNSKFDIIVVDDGSSDETSTRISADFPWVHLLKGNGNLWWSGSINKGMEYAFRQLYSTYVIWWNNDIICASDYMEQVELLTKLYGPHTVLGSKIYISGKENIIWSMGGFFNRINGDKDMFGLNQPDSEEYCKPFSADWLPGMGTIISREIFNKTGLLNETDFPQYHGDSDYTLRALYAGFNIVVHPNLKIWNDKSSSGLMHNGHWSKLYESLISIRSNYNVKKELKFYKLHAQSIKAYRALLLKYSKYIGGFLKWKLLGLFKIKKQH
- a CDS encoding glycosyltransferase family 4 protein; the encoded protein is MKIAYVTIYDASDVHNWSGTGLFLSKSLIRQGADLVYIGSLKTQNNLYHRLKGKILKKLFGKNYLPDRQPGVAKNYARQIEARLAELKPDIVFSPGAAALGYVKTKIPMVIYTDATFRPMVGYYEKFSNLWISSYKNAEKLEQNAINNASLLFYSSDWAAQSAIELYHANPEKVKVITFGTNIENTNDADSVQKYISGRSTEKCTLLFMGVDWIRKGGALSLKIAQRLHEQGFPVELHIVGIKNLPLETIPSFVNYHGFVSKATEEGRQKLDHLLKNSHFLILPTQADCTPMVFAESNSYGLPCITTETGGIPTLIKNDVNGKRFPLDAPVDEYADYIKTTFSNRSKYEQLAQSSYREFATRLNWDVTGKAMMKEFETLLKKETSS